Below is a window of Dietzia timorensis DNA.
CCCCACCCCGTAGCGACTGGCTTCCCGCTAAACCCAAAACCGGGCAATGACGGCGCGACTACGTGGAATGCCGGCGCGGACTCGTCCTCTGGATCGGCTAACTCGTCGATGATGTCGACAAACTCGGCGACGCTGCCCGGCCATCCGTTGGTGAGTATCAAGGCAGGTGCATCCGGTCGAGGCGATCTCCGGTGCAGGAAATGGATACCCAGGCCTTCGATCTTCGTGAAGTATTGGCCGATTTCGTTGAGCCGTCGTTCGAAGCGACGCCAGTCGTATTCGTTCCGCCAATAGTCGACAAACTCGACAAGGTCCTCCAGCGGGACGCCTTGATCCCAACGGCTGCGGCCCAGCGAGGGTCGGTGGACCGTCTCCGCTTCCGGCAACCGCGCCCTGTCCAGTCGTTCACGGAGGTCCTCGAGTTCGGCGTCGGGGACGTCGAGGACGAACTCGCGGAGTAAATCATCTCGTTGCTCATTCATGCAGACATCCCGCTTTCTTGTGGTCTATATGTATCGACAGCCCGGTTTGGCCGGGAAGGACGTGATCTGCCAGCGCCCACTGCTCTGTGTACTCGCCCGCGAATTGTGGCCGGTACGGAATGGGCGTGCTGGTGAAGATCTGCCACAGCCTCGACTCCACCTCGTCGCGCACTTCGCGGAACCCATCGTCAGTGAGACGGTCCGCCGAGGGAATGGCCAAAGGATCGAGCACGTCGAAGCCCGTGTACGCGAGGGTTCCGTGGAGGAGCCCGAAGAGTAGCTCGTGGAGTTCGCCGCTCTTCCCTCTCGGGCCTATCGCCTGCGGTCGGTCGCCCAATGTCGTGATAACGAGCGCGCGCTTTCCTCGGAACGGGCCATTTTCGAAACGGAGCCGGGTTCCGGTGTCCGGGTCGGTTCCGAAGGCGAATCCTGAGTGGAGGACGCGGTCGAACCACCCCTTGAGGATCGCCGGCACCCCGTACCACCACAACGGGAATTGAAGGACCACCGCGTCAGAGGCCCGAATCTTGCCTTGCTCCGCCCGGACATCCGCGGGCAACCGATTTTCCACGTAGGCACG
It encodes the following:
- a CDS encoding NAD(P)H-dependent oxidoreductase, with amino-acid sequence MTHRKVLWISAHPSTRSLNHALTSEGIAALRSNGIEVLSSDLYRMGWNPVLDGESYGETVEDFHPTNSVRRAYVENRLPADVRAEQGKIRASDAVVLQFPLWWYGVPAILKGWFDRVLHSGFAFGTDPDTGTRLRFENGPFRGKRALVITTLGDRPQAIGPRGKSGELHELLFGLLHGTLAYTGFDVLDPLAIPSADRLTDDGFREVRDEVESRLWQIFTSTPIPYRPQFAGEYTEQWALADHVLPGQTGLSIHIDHKKAGCLHE